In the genome of Fulvivirga maritima, one region contains:
- a CDS encoding TonB-dependent receptor plug domain-containing protein, with translation MKQILNIFLFVIIGTCSYGQATILCVDSTSNQPIEGAQITFIKNGQQQTSITDSQGKASTSWSTPLSAKLTHIEYNAKSLTIEENGQTIRLSPAITLLNPLVVTSQYTPQSAKNSVYKVKTISKQRIEKQGATNIQEVLKNELNISFSRDNATGSSGITLQGLSGQNVKVLLDGVPISGRSGVSNEIDMGQLNVNSIEQIEIVEGPMAVNYGADALAGVINIITNKDSAYKWSANLSLHEESVEKEYSAFDEGIHSPAATFTYKPSEKWYFQAEGRYNDFGGWVGNTEGYSDRDRQWYPKSQYNLGGLTRYNIDGFSIFYRLNYLNENIENLGEPSANQLYDPIATDEEYTTKRWSHQVQSEIKVGKLNMQPVISYTDYERTTHQYLKNLATDRETTTDDYEQDTIYFKTLFLRNTLSNIKWNWGSAQLGFDSNYERTAGTTLSDGEKSSFDVSFFASTEIKAGEKLLIRPGIRYGYNSIYTTEPSPAINFKYQITSSSQVRLGYGRGFRAPSLRELYHEFIDSNHHIEGNEDLEPEYSHSFNADFTKSFPLQHMQVVLAGFYNNIKNRIGYISPETASGDMMTTYRNISRYKTIGSTLTLQYHYKNLNISTGLAYTGLYQELQDAYDIPEFVYGAQLNGSFSYHWAQPDLSFSLYYKYNGTSKDYFEITQEDGSTAPELQKREGYHLLDLTIQKKLTEWASLSIGSKNITDVTSVKNNRTTGGAHADTSGQTSVGYGRSYFLRMNFKLQSKQ, from the coding sequence ATGAAGCAAATACTCAATATATTCCTATTCGTAATCATTGGCACCTGTTCATACGGGCAAGCTACTATTCTTTGTGTTGACAGCACCAGCAATCAACCTATTGAAGGCGCCCAGATTACTTTCATAAAAAATGGGCAACAACAAACTTCTATCACTGATAGCCAAGGGAAAGCTTCTACATCTTGGAGCACTCCACTTTCTGCAAAACTCACTCATATAGAGTATAATGCTAAGTCTCTCACTATAGAAGAGAATGGGCAGACCATAAGGCTTAGCCCAGCCATCACCTTACTGAATCCGCTGGTAGTCACCTCACAGTATACACCGCAGTCAGCCAAAAACTCTGTATACAAAGTAAAGACTATCAGCAAACAAAGGATAGAAAAGCAAGGGGCTACTAACATACAGGAAGTACTTAAAAATGAGCTTAACATTAGTTTTTCCAGAGACAATGCTACAGGTAGCTCTGGTATAACCCTACAAGGCCTTTCTGGTCAAAACGTAAAAGTACTCCTTGATGGCGTACCTATTTCTGGAAGAAGCGGTGTAAGCAATGAAATAGACATGGGCCAGCTTAATGTAAACAGTATAGAGCAAATAGAAATTGTTGAAGGCCCCATGGCGGTAAACTATGGTGCTGATGCCTTAGCTGGAGTAATTAATATTATTACTAATAAAGACAGTGCATATAAATGGAGTGCTAACCTTTCATTACATGAAGAAAGTGTAGAAAAGGAATATAGTGCTTTCGATGAAGGCATTCATTCTCCTGCAGCTACCTTCACTTACAAACCCAGCGAAAAGTGGTATTTCCAAGCAGAAGGAAGATATAATGATTTCGGCGGTTGGGTAGGAAATACTGAAGGATATTCTGACCGAGACCGGCAGTGGTACCCAAAAAGCCAGTATAACCTGGGAGGGCTCACCCGCTATAACATCGACGGATTTTCGATTTTCTATCGCCTGAATTATCTCAATGAAAATATTGAAAATTTAGGAGAGCCATCTGCTAATCAGCTTTATGACCCCATAGCTACAGATGAAGAATATACTACCAAAAGATGGAGCCATCAGGTACAGTCAGAAATAAAAGTGGGCAAGCTCAATATGCAGCCTGTTATTTCATATACAGACTATGAGCGTACCACCCATCAATACCTTAAAAATCTAGCTACCGATAGAGAAACTACCACTGACGATTACGAACAAGACACTATTTACTTCAAAACCCTTTTCCTCCGAAACACATTAAGCAACATTAAATGGAACTGGGGAAGTGCCCAGCTAGGTTTTGACAGTAACTACGAACGTACTGCAGGCACCACCCTTAGTGATGGAGAGAAATCTTCCTTTGACGTTTCCTTCTTTGCTTCTACGGAGATAAAAGCGGGCGAAAAGCTACTCATTCGCCCGGGCATACGCTATGGTTATAACAGCATTTATACTACTGAGCCTTCCCCTGCCATTAATTTTAAATACCAAATTACATCTAGTTCTCAAGTTCGATTGGGTTATGGCAGGGGGTTCAGGGCTCCTTCTTTAAGAGAGCTATACCATGAGTTTATAGATAGCAATCATCATATAGAAGGAAATGAAGATCTTGAGCCTGAGTATTCTCATTCTTTCAATGCTGACTTTACTAAAAGCTTCCCTCTACAACATATGCAAGTGGTATTAGCTGGCTTTTACAACAACATAAAAAATCGCATCGGCTATATTAGTCCCGAAACTGCCAGTGGTGATATGATGACCACTTACCGAAACATCAGCCGGTACAAGACAATAGGAAGTACCCTTACCTTACAATACCATTACAAAAATCTTAATATTTCTACCGGACTAGCCTATACAGGTCTGTATCAGGAACTACAAGATGCTTATGATATACCTGAATTTGTATATGGCGCTCAGCTGAATGGATCCTTTTCATACCACTGGGCACAGCCTGATCTTTCCTTTAGCCTTTATTATAAATACAACGGTACCTCTAAAGATTACTTCGAAATAACTCAGGAAGATGGAAGCACTGCTCCCGAACTCCAAAAAAGAGAAGGCTACCACCTACTCGACCTGACTATACAAAAAAAACTCACAGAATGGGCCTCACTTTCTATTGGCTCTAAAAACATAACCGATGTAACCTCTGTAAAAAACAACCGAACTACCGGTGGGGCTCATGCTGATACTTCCGGCCAGACTTCCGTGGGTTACGGACGCTCCTACTTTCTAAGAATGAATTTTAAACTACAATCAAAACAATAA
- a CDS encoding response regulator transcription factor, whose translation MSKLVVADKSPLIHLGLENILKQKNSEFTIAEHLYKLDQVEDAIKQHTPDLLIMEYEEAISSPAVCARFLKRKWTNSILLTTRYIDEINLKQFYKIGVTGILHKYAQPHEVLQAIEQCLSGSKFYSHQFMDLLLGKSQQSSLTQREKEVLILVAKGKSTKKIANELSLSIHTVNSHRKNIIKKLDIQSPVEFVKHALELQLI comes from the coding sequence ATGTCAAAACTCGTAGTAGCCGATAAATCTCCATTAATACATCTGGGTCTGGAGAATATTTTGAAGCAGAAAAACAGTGAGTTCACCATAGCTGAACATTTATATAAATTAGACCAGGTAGAAGATGCCATAAAACAGCATACACCAGACTTGCTTATTATGGAGTATGAAGAAGCCATTTCTTCACCAGCAGTATGCGCCCGTTTCCTTAAGCGCAAATGGACCAACAGCATTCTTCTCACCACTCGTTATATTGATGAAATCAACCTGAAGCAGTTTTATAAAATAGGTGTTACCGGTATTCTTCATAAGTATGCTCAACCGCATGAAGTACTACAAGCAATAGAACAATGCCTCAGTGGAAGCAAATTCTATAGTCATCAATTCATGGATCTTCTATTAGGCAAATCTCAGCAATCAAGCCTAACCCAAAGGGAAAAGGAAGTTCTGATACTGGTAGCCAAAGGTAAAAGCACTAAAAAAATAGCTAATGAGCTAAGTTTAAGCATACACACTGTCAACTCACACCGAAAAAATATTATCAAAAAGCTCGACATACAATCTCCGGTTGAATTTGTAAAACACGCTTTAGAACTGCAGCTCATCTAG
- a CDS encoding cytochrome-c peroxidase → MQKHFFIITTLLFITLSGFQVLKDQYDLDDLRARYSSGLTEKWPEAALDSSIDRSTFQDIGHLPEMTYPADNPYSDEKKELGKMLFFDPRLSESGQIACASCHDSELGWGDGRRNSYGHNRQLGKRNAMTILNSGYASSLFWDGRAATLEEQAALPIQDKLEMNSHISLATETIANTQGYAPHFKAAFGDETVTEERIKKAIATFERSIVSRTSRFDLFIDGKSEAFTDREVLGLHLFRTKAQCINCHNTGYFSDNQFHNTGLTYYGRPFEDLGQYEITKNKADVGKFRTPTLREVGKTGPYMHNGLFTSLEVVVNLYNTGMPHPKRKKDQMDDPLFPTTSHLLKPLELDAQEKAALVAFMKTLSSRTYRVTPPELP, encoded by the coding sequence ATGCAAAAACATTTTTTTATAATTACCACATTATTATTCATTACCCTGTCTGGCTTTCAAGTGTTGAAAGATCAATACGACTTAGATGACCTACGAGCAAGATATAGCAGTGGATTAACCGAAAAATGGCCAGAAGCGGCATTAGATTCTTCTATAGACAGGTCTACCTTTCAAGATATTGGACATTTACCCGAAATGACTTATCCGGCAGACAATCCCTATTCAGACGAAAAAAAGGAATTAGGAAAAATGCTTTTTTTCGATCCTCGTCTTTCAGAGAGCGGACAAATAGCCTGTGCCAGCTGTCATGATTCTGAACTGGGCTGGGGCGATGGCAGGCGTAACAGCTACGGTCATAACAGACAGCTAGGAAAAAGAAATGCTATGACCATATTAAACAGCGGCTATGCTTCGAGCCTTTTTTGGGATGGTAGAGCTGCAACGCTGGAAGAGCAAGCCGCCCTGCCTATACAAGATAAACTAGAAATGAATTCTCATATCTCTTTAGCTACGGAAACCATAGCCAATACTCAAGGCTATGCACCTCATTTTAAAGCGGCTTTTGGAGATGAAACGGTTACTGAAGAAAGAATAAAAAAGGCCATAGCCACCTTTGAACGCAGCATAGTAAGCAGAACCTCACGTTTTGATTTGTTCATTGATGGAAAATCTGAAGCATTTACAGATAGAGAAGTACTTGGGTTACACTTATTCAGAACCAAGGCGCAGTGCATTAACTGCCATAACACAGGCTATTTTTCTGATAATCAATTTCATAATACCGGTCTTACCTATTATGGTAGACCTTTTGAAGATTTGGGACAATATGAAATCACTAAGAACAAAGCTGATGTGGGCAAATTTAGAACTCCAACACTCAGAGAAGTAGGAAAAACCGGTCCATACATGCATAACGGCCTTTTTACAAGCCTAGAAGTGGTAGTGAATCTTTATAACACGGGTATGCCGCATCCGAAACGTAAAAAAGATCAGATGGATGACCCTTTATTTCCGACTACCTCACATTTATTGAAACCATTAGAATTAGATGCTCAGGAAAAAGCGGCCCTGGTGGCCTTTATGAAAACTTTGTCATCCCGAACATACAGAGTTACACCTCCTGAATTGCCATAA
- a CDS encoding DUF6850 family outer membrane beta-barrel protein: MDNQLLQSVLQNDYANQQNLLFLPINDYTASSLYYNYEDGDLRAGAIPENIQQVGLTTTGLYHSKQNILFYGKFKAEKEYYQNLKWDLNGELYHRGLMPTHQFMTAEKGSDWSNQNYELSGGMIIPTKNNRWAFSVNGDFKVTNRFRSEYDPRSKVTNNSIVLDLGASYKLSETSYIKAAGTYGFSHFRNNIKYSNASNNIPYSHDTYIKWMAGYGTLLNYGGSNSPNSGMTASLSGFNIGYTFQNKTNLIIADIIFANKSEETFDISDINPSEKDPVSSYSPTTWRLNTLWLHHASTDKLLKLGLDLSQFDATNFLFDKGGKNYNAKEKEVKLDLGYFRQHDNITQWELNAQINLWQVTQQDVLSTTKSELSKLEASVSGSKTFPINENLNIQPSLAAQISTSINSTFFNGNENYLSNIKEDDYLGQSLKAYYNQIIYHDVDLYSTNTGSLKAGTSFNFYKESDLKTSIKLHLSYSKALERIAFSSNDKAHRLFGSVSLNFYY; the protein is encoded by the coding sequence ATGGATAATCAACTATTACAATCGGTTTTGCAAAATGACTATGCTAACCAACAAAACTTATTATTCTTGCCCATAAATGATTATACCGCTTCATCACTTTATTATAATTATGAAGATGGAGACCTACGAGCAGGCGCTATTCCTGAAAACATTCAACAGGTAGGATTAACTACCACCGGCCTTTATCATAGCAAACAGAATATTCTCTTTTATGGAAAATTTAAAGCTGAGAAAGAGTATTATCAAAACCTGAAATGGGACTTAAATGGTGAATTATACCATAGAGGCCTAATGCCTACACATCAGTTTATGACAGCCGAAAAAGGCAGCGATTGGAGTAACCAGAATTATGAGTTATCAGGAGGTATGATTATTCCTACTAAAAACAACCGCTGGGCATTTAGTGTAAATGGAGATTTTAAGGTAACCAACCGCTTCCGATCAGAATATGATCCCCGTTCTAAAGTCACTAACAATAGCATAGTCTTAGATTTGGGAGCTAGCTATAAACTATCAGAAACTAGTTATATAAAAGCCGCAGGCACCTATGGCTTTAGCCATTTCCGCAATAATATTAAGTATTCTAACGCCAGCAATAACATTCCCTACAGCCATGACACCTATATAAAGTGGATGGCAGGATATGGCACTTTACTAAATTATGGTGGCTCCAATTCTCCAAACTCTGGAATGACTGCCTCTCTCAGTGGTTTTAACATCGGGTATACTTTTCAAAATAAAACCAACCTGATAATAGCTGATATTATATTCGCTAATAAAAGTGAAGAGACTTTTGATATTAGTGATATAAACCCTTCAGAAAAAGATCCCGTAAGCTCCTACTCCCCTACCACATGGAGGTTAAATACCTTATGGCTGCATCATGCTTCTACTGATAAATTATTGAAACTCGGCCTGGATTTATCTCAATTTGATGCTACTAATTTTCTTTTTGATAAAGGAGGGAAAAATTATAATGCTAAAGAAAAAGAAGTTAAACTTGACCTAGGCTATTTCAGGCAACATGATAACATTACACAATGGGAACTCAACGCCCAAATTAACCTTTGGCAGGTAACCCAACAAGATGTACTCTCCACCACAAAGTCAGAGTTATCTAAACTTGAAGCATCAGTATCAGGAAGCAAAACCTTTCCTATTAATGAAAACCTTAATATTCAACCTTCATTAGCAGCGCAAATAAGCACTTCTATCAATTCCACTTTCTTCAATGGTAATGAAAATTATCTGAGTAATATTAAAGAAGACGATTATTTAGGTCAAAGCCTTAAAGCCTATTACAACCAAATCATCTACCATGATGTAGATCTTTATAGCACTAACACCGGTAGTCTGAAGGCCGGTACCTCTTTCAATTTTTATAAAGAATCCGATTTAAAAACAAGTATTAAATTACATCTGAGCTATAGCAAGGCATTGGAGCGTATAGCCTTTTCTTCTAATGATAAAGCTCATCGCCTTTTCGGATCAGTTTCTCTTAATTTTTACTATTAA